Proteins found in one Aspergillus chevalieri M1 DNA, chromosome 2, nearly complete sequence genomic segment:
- a CDS encoding uncharacterized protein (COG:S;~EggNog:ENOG410PNMU;~TransMembrane:7 (o20-41i61-86o106-126i142-166o190-213i225-249o261-285i)) translates to MQLPPMEVLLSWPLPNYVDPVSGGPAVLIVNIVTMSLAFLLTLLRLYTRLRITCTPGLDDIFIVVALVFAIGMCVVTSLAAQVWGWDRHIWDIPMSWLPTVQKLNLAFQVQFSVSSSFTKLSLLWFCKRLIGTGAKGLYRTYYWVLIGSMVFVGICCILFELVSIFQCRPIHAFWDLEPQYPHTCLNDGAAVFSASLINILTDFMCTVLPMPLIWNLKLPTRQRLAVMSIFGLGIVVNVAGSIRTAYVYESMLGTYDATWMGWPILLSAAVEINLGLICASAPALRPLMASFLPRLLQTTRQYAYSSSKRASKLWSTGPSKFSNALASNANGDLEAQDARLEVLRTVEMESWSEAMNKTITVPNMYNVTSSHTRAPSAFDKVDLKTGEICHASVPSSSSGPSSPPPSQPRSPLEKEF, encoded by the exons ATGCAGCTTCCTCCGATGGAAGTGTTGTTATCATGGCCTCTGCCAAACTACGTCGATCCGGTGTCTGGGGGCCCGGCCGTCTTGATTGTGAACATTGTCACCATGAGTCTTGCGTTCTTGTTGACGCTGTTACGGTTGTATACTCGGTTACGAATCACATGCACACCAGGACTGGATGATATCTTTATTGTGGTCGCTCTG GTTTTCGCTATCGGAATGTGCGTCGTTACCTCGTTGGCCGCTCAGGTATGGGGATGGGATCGACACATCTGGGATATCCCTATGAGCTGGCTCCCGACCGTGCAGAAGCTGAACCTCGCCTTCCAAGTCCAATTCTCCGTGTCCTCCAGCTTCACCAAGTTGTCGCTCCTCTGGTTCTGCAAGCGTTTGATCGGCACAGGAGCGAAGGGTCTGTACCGGACATACTATTGGGTTTTGATCGGATCAATGGTTTTTGTGGGAATCTGCTGTATCCTGTTCGAGCTGGTCAGCATTTTCCAGTGTCGCCCGATCCATGCCTTTTGGGACTTGGAGCCCCAGTATCCTCATACCTGCCTTAACGATGGAGCCGCCGTCTTCTCCGCCAGTCTTATCAATATCCTTACCGATTTCATGTGCACCGTCCTTCCCATGCCATTGATTTGGAACCTGAAGCTGCCCACCCGCCAACGGCTTGCCGTCATGTCGATTTTCGGTTTGGGTATTGTCGTCAACGTCGCTGGCTCCATCCGTACCGCCTATGTCTACGAGAGTATGCTTGGTACCTACGATGCTACCTGGATGGGCTGGCCGATTTTGTTGTCCGCCGCTGTCGAGATCAACTTGGGATTG ATCTGTGcctctgcaccagcactgcGACCTCTCATGGCATCCTTCCTCCCCCGACTGCTCCAGACCACCCGCCAGTACGCCTACTCGTCCAGCAAGCGAGCCTCGAAACTCTGGTCCACCGGACCATCGAAATTCTCGAACGCGCTCGCCTCGAACGCCAACGGCGACCTGGAGGCGCAAGACGCTCGTCTCGAGGTGCTCCGAACCGTCGAGATGGAATCATGGTCCGAAGCAATGAACAAAACCATCACCGTCCCCAACATGTACAACGTCACCTCGAGTCACACTCGCGCGCCATCAGCTTTCGACAAAGTCGATCTGAAGACCGGCGAGATCTGCCATGCTTCAGTACCCAGCAGCTCGTCGGGGCCATCATCCCCGCCTCCGAGTCAGCCACGATCGCCACTCGAGAAAGAGTTTTAA
- the LAG1 gene encoding putative longevity-assurance protein (LAC1) (COG:U;~EggNog:ENOG410PFRA;~InterPro:IPR016439,IPR013599,IPR006634;~PFAM:PF08390,PF03798;~TransMembrane:8 (i46-67o97-119i140-157o182-200i212-230o236-255i267-291o342-363i);~go_component: GO:0016021 - integral component of membrane [Evidence IEA]) has protein sequence MPVMAKDVSPSPSVADLNACVSTSTGGHHHHPRPVAKETTFREWMVANQIGISLTILAMLLACHNLYPSLRPYTTPFFQLSYYQPLQDVYVQGWDDLYFVLSSAIAFTAIRAITIEWVFQPLARKAGLKRKASVRFAEQGWLWVYYGFFWTFGMYIWSNSDYWLDYTAIWRQWPARGVSGTLKWYLLVQLSFWVQQILVINIEERRKDHYQMLTHHIITSSLLGSAYIYGFYNVSNVVLCLMDIVDLLLPTAKILKYFKYETSCNIAFGVFMFTWLIARHVLYLQLCWSIYKDVPAEMNYGCYSGTTAEMLTTDGYPDRWQYLFYPFLDIDGPICMNRTIKWIFLSYLMSLQVLSIIWFGMIVRVAVGVLRTGNAEDTRSDEEDEGVESPGTAQVSSKDGTAGTTIAADTASADWRRANSSSNMRPRGRGRLPLEQSDRKALLGRIGCDKPT, from the exons ATGCCTGTCATGGCCAAAGACGTCTCGCCGTCGCCCTCGGTTGCGGACCTCAATGCCTGCGTCTCGACTTCCACCGGCggccaccatcaccaccccCGGCCTGTTGCTAAAGAGACCACATTTCGGGAATGGATGGTGGCTAATCAGATCG GGATTTCACTGACGATCCTTGCCATGCTCCTGGCCTGCCATAACCTCTACCCTTCGCTGAGACCTTACACCACGCCGTTCTTCCAGTTATCGTACTACCAGCCGTTGCAGGATGTCTACGTGCAGGGATGGGATGATTTATACTTTGTGCTTAGTTCCGCGATTGCATTCACGGCCATCCGCGCCATTACCATTGAATGGGTGTTTCAACCGCTCGCTCGGAAAGCGGGATTGAAGCGCAAGGCATCGGTGCGGTTTGCGGAACAGGGATGGTTGTGGGTGTACTATGGGTTTTTTTGGACCTTTGGAATG TACATCTGGTCGAACTCGGACTACTGGCTCGATTATACCGCGATCTGGAGGCAATGGCCTGCGAGGGGTGTGTCCGGGACGTTGAAGTGGTATCTGCTTGTTCAGTTGTCGTTCTGGGTGCAGCAGATTCTGGTGATCAATATTGAGGAAAGACGGAAGGACCATTACCAGATGTTAACCCATCACATTATCACCAGCAGTCTGTTGGGCTCTGCGTATATCTACGGCTTCTACAATGTCTCGAATGTGGTGTTGTGTTTGATGGACATTGTGGACCTTTTGTTGCCG ACTGCCAAAATCCTCAAATACTTCAAATATGAAACAAGCTGCAACATCGCCTTCGGAGTCTTCATGTTCACATGGCTCATCGCCCGCCACGTCCTCTACCTCCAACTCTGCTGGTCCATCTACAAAGACGTTCCCGCTGAAATGAACTATGGCTGCTACTCCGGCACCACCGCCGAAATGCTCACAACCGACGGATACCCCGATCGATGGCAATACCTCTTCTACCCGTTCCTTGACATCGACGGTCCTATCTGCATGAACCGGACGATCAAGTGGATCTTCCTGTCGTACCTGATGTCGCTACAAGTTCTCTCCATTATCTGGTTCGGAATGATCGTTCGTGTTGCCGTTGGGGTGCTGCGCACCGGGAATGCGGAGGATACTCGTtctgatgaggaggatgagggtgtCGAGTCTCCCGGGACAGCCCAGGTGTCCAGCAAGGACGGCACCGCTGGGACTACTATTGCTGCTGATACCGCCAGCGCAGACTGGAGGCGGGCCAACAGTTCCTCAAATATGCGACCCCGTGGTCGTGGTCGTCTTCCGCTGGAGCAGAGCGACCGAAAGGCATTGCTTGGTCGGATTGGATGTGATAAGCCGACTTAA